A genomic window from Streptomyces sp. WMMC940 includes:
- a CDS encoding S8 family peptidase, which produces MRLFARRAAAALLLAVSAAAPGVTAQADTEGPTPAPLYRSAEPVKGSYIVALREGADPVAVARDAGVKRRYTYNRAMRGFSATLNANQLETMRLAPGVAAVEEDARVSARRLPEGPRVPSLDRLPDPRGAAALRRQAASWGLDRADQRALPLDGQFTAASTGKGVTVYVVDTGIDYDHIEFGGRAALGFDAVGDGRRGQDCDGHGTHVAGTAAGAIHGVAPEARLVSVRVLNCEGEGAWSRIIAGLDWVAKNARQPAVLNASLGGSTSPSANAAAKAVFDSGVLPVVAAGNSAEDACGVSPASAPNALAVGATDTGDTETDYSNYGQCLRLYAPGSDIRSARMGGGTTTMNGTSMSAPHVAGVAALYKAAHPAAGPQEVADWLVAQSTKNVVKSITRGSPNRLLFTGGL; this is translated from the coding sequence ATGCGACTGTTCGCGCGCCGCGCGGCCGCCGCTCTGCTGCTCGCCGTGTCCGCCGCCGCCCCCGGGGTGACCGCGCAGGCCGATACGGAAGGGCCGACCCCCGCCCCGCTGTACCGGTCGGCCGAGCCGGTGAAGGGCAGCTACATCGTCGCTCTGCGCGAGGGCGCCGACCCTGTCGCGGTCGCCCGGGACGCGGGCGTGAAGCGCAGGTACACGTACAACCGTGCCATGCGCGGATTCTCCGCGACGCTGAACGCGAACCAGCTGGAGACCATGCGGCTCGCGCCCGGCGTCGCGGCCGTGGAGGAGGACGCGCGGGTGTCCGCGCGCCGGCTCCCCGAGGGTCCGCGGGTCCCGTCCCTGGACCGGCTCCCGGACCCGCGCGGTGCCGCCGCCCTCCGCAGGCAGGCAGCGAGTTGGGGGCTCGACCGGGCGGACCAGCGGGCCCTGCCGCTGGACGGGCAGTTCACCGCGGCCTCCACGGGCAAGGGCGTCACGGTCTACGTCGTCGACACCGGGATCGACTACGACCACATCGAGTTCGGCGGCCGTGCCGCCCTCGGGTTCGACGCCGTCGGCGACGGCCGCCGCGGCCAGGACTGCGATGGCCACGGCACCCATGTCGCGGGGACGGCCGCGGGGGCGATCCACGGAGTCGCGCCCGAGGCCCGCCTGGTCAGCGTGCGCGTGCTCAACTGCGAGGGCGAGGGCGCCTGGTCCAGGATCATCGCCGGCCTCGACTGGGTGGCGAAGAACGCCCGGCAGCCCGCCGTGCTGAACGCCTCCCTCGGTGGCTCCACGTCCCCCTCCGCCAACGCCGCCGCCAAGGCCGTCTTCGACAGCGGCGTGCTGCCCGTCGTCGCGGCCGGGAACTCCGCGGAGGACGCCTGCGGCGTCTCGCCCGCGAGCGCGCCGAACGCCCTCGCGGTCGGTGCGACCGACACGGGGGACACCGAGACGGACTACAGCAACTACGGGCAGTGCCTCAGACTCTACGCACCGGGCAGCGACATCAGGTCCGCGCGGATGGGCGGTGGCACCACGACGATGAACGGCACGTCGATGTCCGCCCCGCACGTGGCCGGCGTCGCCGCGCTCTACAAGGCGGCCCACCCCGCGGCCGGCCCCCAGGAGGTCGCGGACTGGCTCGTCGCCCAGTCCACGAAGAACGTCGTGAAGAGCATCACCCGGGGATCGCCGAACCGGCTGCTGTTCACCGGCGGACTGTGA
- a CDS encoding DUF742 domain-containing protein, producing the protein MSNPGGGNWEEASPERLYVITGGRSSTSAPVELDLVTLIVARSRPKPGQQPEHAAILELCQSPLSVAEVSAYTGLPVSVVTVLLGDLLADNRVVARAPVPPARLPDRALIEAVIDGLQKL; encoded by the coding sequence GTGAGCAACCCGGGCGGCGGGAACTGGGAGGAGGCCAGTCCCGAGCGGCTCTACGTCATCACGGGCGGCCGCAGCAGCACGTCCGCCCCCGTCGAACTGGACCTGGTCACGCTGATCGTGGCCAGGTCCCGGCCGAAGCCCGGTCAGCAGCCGGAGCACGCGGCGATCCTCGAGCTGTGCCAGTCGCCGCTGTCGGTCGCGGAGGTCTCCGCGTACACGGGGCTTCCGGTCAGTGTCGTCACCGTCCTTCTCGGCGACCTCCTCGCCGACAACCGGGTGGTCGCCCGCGCGCCCGTCCCACCCGCCAGACTCCCCGACCGCGCTTTGATTGAGGCAGTGATCGATGGACTTCAAAAGCTCTGA
- a CDS encoding aspartate-semialdehyde dehydrogenase — protein MKVGIVGATGQVGTVMRKILAERKFPADELRLFASARSAGSTIEWQGREITVEDAATADYSGLDIVLFSAGGATSRALAEKVASQGAVVIDNSSAWRRDPEVPLVVSEVNPHAVKDRPKGIIANPNCTTMAAMPVLKPLHREAGLASLVATTYQAVSGSGLAGVAELDGQVKAVAERAAELTHDGEAVVYPEPGVYRRPIAFNVLPLAGSIVDDGSHETDEEQKLRHESRKILEIPELKVSGTCVRVPVFSGHSLQVNARFERPLSVERAYELLAGAEGVELSDIPTPLQAAGKDASYVGRIRVDETVENGLALFVSNDNLRKGAALNAVQIAELVADELKG, from the coding sequence GTGAAGGTCGGAATCGTCGGAGCCACCGGGCAGGTCGGCACGGTCATGCGCAAGATCCTCGCCGAGCGGAAGTTCCCGGCCGACGAGCTGCGGCTGTTCGCGTCCGCCAGGTCCGCGGGGTCCACGATCGAGTGGCAGGGCCGGGAGATCACCGTCGAGGACGCCGCCACCGCCGACTACTCCGGCCTGGACATCGTGCTCTTCTCGGCCGGCGGAGCGACCTCCCGGGCACTCGCCGAGAAGGTCGCCTCCCAGGGTGCCGTCGTGATCGACAACTCCTCCGCCTGGCGCCGGGACCCCGAGGTACCGCTCGTCGTCTCCGAGGTGAACCCGCACGCGGTCAAGGACCGCCCGAAGGGGATCATCGCCAACCCGAACTGCACGACCATGGCCGCGATGCCCGTGCTGAAGCCGCTCCACCGGGAGGCCGGGCTCGCCTCGCTCGTCGCCACCACCTACCAGGCCGTCTCCGGCTCGGGCCTGGCCGGTGTCGCCGAGCTCGACGGCCAGGTGAAGGCCGTCGCCGAGCGGGCCGCCGAGCTGACGCACGACGGCGAGGCCGTCGTGTACCCGGAGCCGGGCGTCTACCGGCGCCCCATCGCCTTCAACGTGCTCCCGCTGGCCGGTTCGATCGTCGACGACGGCTCCCACGAGACCGACGAGGAGCAGAAGCTCCGCCACGAGTCCCGCAAGATCCTGGAGATCCCGGAGCTCAAGGTCTCCGGCACCTGCGTCCGCGTCCCCGTCTTCTCCGGGCACTCGCTGCAGGTCAACGCACGCTTCGAGCGTCCGCTGAGCGTGGAGCGGGCCTACGAGCTGCTGGCGGGCGCGGAGGGCGTCGAGCTCTCGGACATCCCGACCCCGCTGCAGGCCGCGGGCAAGGACGCCTCGTACGTGGGCCGCATCCGGGTCGACGAGACCGTGGAGAACGGTCTCGCCCTGTTCGTGTCGAACGACAACCTGCGCAAGGGTGCCGCGCTGAACGCGGTCCAGATCGCCGAGCTGGTGGCCGACGAGCTCAAGGGCTGA
- a CDS encoding sensor histidine kinase: MIREESSPGSGSPRSAAAFGWLLPAALTVVATVVTVMLVPAPARVPVAVIGAVAAVLVAAVGAEAARRGRVIDSLRRAVAERDSVLAHQASQTAHLAGTLLPEVVERLRRGEFPEDVLASLNAPEAHQAVVRTVVDAVVAEEDLRESAQRAFVNIARRVQAIVHQQAQELREMEDRHGKSPDVFGDLLRLDHGTALIGRLADSIAVLGGTRPGRQWSRAVPLYSVMRGAMSRIIDYQRVELHSVSEVAVTGPAVEPLIHALAELLDNATRYSPPQTKVHLTAVDVQSGIAVEIEDGGVSMSEEARKRAERMLRQAQQGIDLNDLGETPRLGLAVVGRLAQAYGFQVSLRPSAYGGVRAVLVVPQDLITTTATATGLAHGIGAASVPRTTLPPEAVQAAPAPQAAAVPPVASATQVPVPRRPATGPVASEPDPVVVERAPNGLPQRRRKTPAVAPAAPTTPASSTPNAAPEQEPTPQVQPGMWLAAFQSGLSGEPTDASKGNTQP, encoded by the coding sequence ATGATCCGTGAGGAATCGTCGCCCGGAAGTGGAAGCCCGCGATCCGCGGCCGCTTTCGGGTGGCTGCTGCCCGCCGCGCTGACAGTCGTCGCCACCGTGGTCACGGTGATGCTGGTCCCCGCTCCGGCCCGTGTCCCCGTCGCGGTCATCGGCGCCGTCGCCGCCGTCCTGGTCGCCGCCGTCGGCGCCGAGGCCGCCCGCCGCGGCAGGGTGATCGACTCGCTGCGGCGCGCCGTCGCGGAGCGCGACTCCGTACTGGCCCACCAGGCCTCCCAGACGGCGCACCTCGCCGGCACCCTGCTGCCGGAAGTCGTGGAACGGCTCCGCAGGGGCGAGTTCCCGGAGGACGTGCTCGCCTCGCTCAACGCCCCGGAGGCCCACCAGGCCGTCGTCCGCACCGTCGTCGACGCCGTCGTCGCGGAGGAGGACCTGCGCGAGTCCGCGCAGCGCGCCTTCGTGAACATCGCACGCCGGGTGCAGGCCATCGTCCACCAGCAGGCCCAGGAGCTGCGGGAGATGGAGGACCGGCACGGCAAGTCCCCGGACGTCTTCGGCGATCTGCTCCGCCTCGACCACGGCACCGCGCTGATCGGCCGCCTCGCCGACTCCATCGCCGTGCTCGGCGGCACCAGGCCCGGCCGCCAGTGGAGCCGGGCCGTGCCCCTGTACAGCGTGATGCGCGGCGCCATGTCGCGGATCATCGACTACCAGCGCGTCGAACTGCACTCCGTCTCCGAGGTGGCCGTCACCGGCCCGGCCGTCGAGCCGCTCATCCACGCGCTGGCCGAACTCCTCGACAACGCGACCCGCTACTCCCCGCCGCAGACCAAGGTCCATCTGACGGCCGTCGACGTCCAGTCGGGCATCGCCGTCGAGATCGAGGACGGCGGCGTCAGCATGAGCGAGGAGGCCCGCAAGCGGGCGGAGCGGATGTTGCGCCAGGCCCAGCAGGGCATCGACCTCAACGACCTCGGCGAGACACCCCGTCTCGGCCTCGCCGTGGTCGGGCGGCTGGCGCAGGCGTACGGCTTCCAGGTGTCGCTGCGGCCGTCCGCGTACGGCGGTGTCCGCGCGGTCCTCGTCGTACCGCAGGACCTGATCACCACGACCGCGACCGCGACCGGTCTCGCCCACGGCATCGGGGCCGCGTCCGTCCCCCGGACGACGCTCCCGCCCGAGGCGGTCCAGGCAGCGCCGGCGCCCCAGGCGGCCGCGGTCCCCCCGGTGGCCTCGGCCACCCAGGTTCCCGTCCCGCGGCGCCCCGCCACCGGTCCGGTGGCCTCCGAGCCGGACCCGGTGGTGGTCGAGCGGGCCCCGAACGGCCTGCCCCAGCGGCGCCGCAAGACACCCGCCGTCGCGCCCGCCGCACCCACCACGCCGGCGTCGTCCACGCCGAACGCGGCTCCGGAGCAGGAGCCCACTCCGCAGGTGCAGCCCGGAATGTGGCTGGCCGCCTTCCAGAGCGGTCTGTCCGGGGAGCCCACCGACGCCAGCAAGGGGAACACGCAGCCATGA
- the pepN gene encoding aminopeptidase N, producing MPGTNLTREEAQARARLLTVDSYEIDLDLTGAQEGGTYRSVTTVRFDSAEHGAETFIDLVAPAVHEVVLNGHPQDVAAVFRDSRIALRHLHEGPNELTVVADCAYTNTGEGLHRFVDPVDQQTYLYTQFEVPDARRVFANFEQPDLKATFRFTVKAPEGWTVVSNSPTPEPKDNVWHFEPTPRISTYITALIVGPYHSVHSSYEKDGQSVPLGIYCRPSLAEFLDADAVFEVTRQGFDWFQEKFDYAYPFAKYDQLFVPEFNAGAMENAGAVTIRDQYVFRSKVTDAAYETRAETILHELAHMWFGDLVTMEWWNDLWLNESFATYTSIACQAYAPGSKWPQAWTTFANSMKTWAYRQDQLPSTHPIMAEISDLDDVLVNFDGITYAKGASVLKQLVAYVGMDEFFRGVQAYFKRHAFGNTRLTDLLSALEETSGRDLKTWSRAWLETAGINVLRPVIDTDAAGTITSFAVKQEAPALPPGAKGEPVLRPHRIAIGFYDLDEAGKLARTDRVELDVDGEFTAVRELVGKRRPAVVLLNDDDLTYAKVRLDEESLRTVTEHLGDFTDSLPRALCWASAWDMTRDGELPTRDYLSLVLSGIGKESDIGVVQSLHRQVKLALDLYAAPEWRETGLTQWTDATLAHLRSSEAGSDHQLAWARAFAATARTPQQLDLLQALLEGRDSIEGLAVDTELRWAFLERLAATGVYDEEEIAAELERDRTAAGERHAATARAARPTPEAKAEAWESVVESGTLPNAVQEAVIGGFVQTDQRELLAPYTEKYFAAVKGVWESRSHEVAQQIAVGLYPALQVSAETLEATDAWLDSAAPNAALRRLVLESRAGVERALKARAADAAAS from the coding sequence GTGCCTGGCACAAACCTGACCCGCGAAGAGGCACAGGCGCGGGCGCGCCTTCTCACCGTTGACTCGTACGAGATCGACCTCGATCTCACCGGGGCGCAGGAGGGCGGTACCTACCGGTCCGTGACCACCGTGCGCTTCGACTCCGCGGAGCACGGCGCGGAGACCTTCATCGACCTGGTGGCGCCCGCGGTGCACGAGGTCGTGCTGAACGGCCACCCGCAGGACGTGGCCGCGGTCTTCAGGGACTCGCGGATCGCGCTGCGTCATCTGCACGAGGGCCCGAACGAGCTGACGGTCGTCGCGGACTGCGCGTACACCAACACGGGCGAGGGGCTTCACCGGTTCGTCGACCCGGTGGACCAGCAGACCTACCTCTACACCCAGTTCGAGGTCCCGGACGCCCGCCGGGTGTTCGCGAACTTCGAGCAGCCGGATCTGAAGGCCACCTTCCGGTTCACCGTGAAGGCGCCCGAGGGCTGGACCGTGGTCTCCAACTCGCCGACGCCGGAGCCCAAGGACAACGTCTGGCACTTCGAGCCGACCCCGCGGATCTCCACGTACATCACCGCACTGATCGTCGGTCCGTACCACTCCGTGCACAGCTCCTACGAGAAGGACGGGCAGAGCGTGCCGCTCGGCATCTACTGCCGTCCGTCGCTCGCCGAGTTCCTGGACGCGGACGCGGTCTTCGAGGTCACCCGGCAGGGCTTCGACTGGTTCCAGGAGAAGTTCGACTACGCCTACCCGTTCGCGAAGTACGACCAGCTCTTCGTGCCGGAGTTCAACGCGGGCGCGATGGAGAACGCGGGCGCGGTGACCATCCGCGACCAGTACGTGTTCCGCTCGAAGGTGACCGACGCGGCGTACGAGACGCGCGCCGAGACCATCCTGCACGAACTGGCGCACATGTGGTTCGGCGATCTGGTCACCATGGAGTGGTGGAACGACCTGTGGCTGAACGAGTCGTTCGCCACCTACACCTCGATCGCCTGCCAGGCGTACGCGCCCGGCTCGAAGTGGCCGCAGGCGTGGACGACGTTCGCCAACTCGATGAAGACCTGGGCGTACCGGCAGGACCAGCTGCCGTCCACCCACCCGATCATGGCCGAGATCAGCGACCTGGACGACGTGCTCGTCAACTTCGACGGCATCACCTACGCCAAGGGCGCCTCGGTGCTGAAGCAGCTCGTCGCCTACGTCGGCATGGACGAGTTCTTCCGCGGCGTACAGGCGTACTTCAAGCGGCACGCCTTCGGGAACACCCGGCTGACGGATCTGCTGTCGGCGCTGGAGGAGACCAGCGGCCGCGATCTCAAGACCTGGTCCCGGGCCTGGCTGGAGACCGCGGGGATCAACGTCCTGCGGCCGGTGATCGACACCGACGCGGCCGGGACGATCACCTCGTTCGCGGTCAAGCAGGAGGCCCCGGCGCTGCCGCCGGGTGCGAAGGGCGAGCCCGTGCTGCGCCCGCACCGCATCGCGATCGGCTTCTACGACCTGGACGAGGCCGGGAAGCTCGCGCGCACGGACCGCGTGGAGCTGGACGTCGACGGCGAGTTCACGGCGGTGCGGGAGCTCGTGGGCAAGCGCCGACCGGCGGTCGTGCTGCTCAACGACGACGACCTCACGTACGCCAAGGTCCGTCTCGACGAGGAGTCGCTCAGGACCGTCACCGAGCATCTGGGCGACTTCACCGACTCGCTGCCCAGGGCCCTGTGCTGGGCCTCCGCGTGGGACATGACCCGCGACGGGGAGCTGCCGACCCGCGACTACCTGTCGCTGGTGCTGTCGGGCATCGGCAAGGAGTCGGACATCGGCGTGGTGCAGTCGCTGCACCGACAGGTGAAGCTCGCCCTGGACCTGTACGCGGCGCCGGAGTGGCGCGAGACGGGGCTGACGCAGTGGACGGACGCCACGCTGGCGCACCTGCGCTCGTCGGAGGCCGGCAGCGACCACCAGCTGGCGTGGGCGCGGGCGTTCGCGGCGACCGCGCGCACCCCGCAGCAGCTGGACCTGCTGCAGGCCCTGCTGGAGGGCCGGGACTCGATCGAGGGACTGGCCGTGGACACGGAGCTGCGCTGGGCGTTCCTGGAGCGGCTGGCGGCCACCGGGGTCTACGACGAGGAGGAGATCGCGGCCGAGCTGGAGCGGGACCGCACGGCCGCCGGTGAGCGGCACGCGGCGACGGCCCGGGCGGCCCGTCCGACGCCGGAGGCCAAGGCCGAGGCCTGGGAGTCGGTCGTCGAGTCCGGCACGCTGCCGAACGCGGTGCAGGAGGCGGTCATCGGCGGCTTCGTCCAGACCGACCAGCGCGAGCTGCTCGCCCCGTACACGGAGAAGTACTTCGCGGCGGTCAAGGGAGTGTGGGAGTCGCGTTCCCATGAGGTCGCCCAGCAGATCGCCGTGGGTCTCTACCCGGCGCTCCAGGTGTCGGCGGAGACGCTCGAGGCGACGGACGCATGGCTGGATTCAGCCGCTCCGAACGCGGCGCTGCGGCGACTCGTCCTCGAGTCCCGCGCGGGTGTCGAGCGGGCGCTGAAGGCCCGCGCTGCGGACGCGGCAGCGTCCTGA
- a CDS encoding GTP-binding protein: MDFKSSEQSAPTIGPRSEDALPETAATAVKVVIVGGFGVGKTTLVGSVSEIRPLTTEETMTQAGVGIDDTSGIGGKTSTTVAMDFGRISVNEELVLYLFGTPGQERFWFLWRGLFEGALGAVVLVDTRRLEVSFDVIGRLEERAVPFVVAVNSFPDAPEYPIEELRGALDLPDSVPIVPCDARQRSSSRDVLMTLMRYLQSLAMTQEAS; the protein is encoded by the coding sequence ATGGACTTCAAAAGCTCTGAGCAGTCGGCGCCGACGATCGGGCCGCGGAGCGAGGACGCACTGCCCGAGACGGCCGCGACCGCCGTCAAGGTGGTGATCGTCGGCGGCTTCGGGGTCGGCAAGACGACGCTGGTCGGATCCGTCAGCGAGATCCGGCCGCTGACCACCGAGGAGACGATGACCCAGGCAGGAGTCGGAATCGACGACACCTCGGGCATCGGCGGCAAGACCTCCACGACCGTGGCCATGGACTTCGGGCGCATCAGCGTCAACGAGGAACTGGTGCTGTACCTGTTCGGCACGCCGGGGCAGGAGCGCTTCTGGTTCCTGTGGCGCGGGCTGTTCGAGGGGGCGCTGGGCGCGGTGGTCCTGGTGGACACCCGGCGGCTGGAGGTCAGCTTCGACGTCATCGGCCGGCTGGAGGAGCGGGCCGTGCCGTTCGTCGTGGCCGTCAACTCCTTCCCGGACGCGCCCGAGTACCCGATCGAGGAACTGCGCGGCGCACTCGACCTGCCGGACTCGGTGCCGATCGTGCCGTGCGACGCCCGGCAGCGGTCGTCGAGCAGGGACGTGCTGATGACGCTGATGCGGTACCTGCAGAGTCTCGCGATGACGCAGGAGGCGTCCTGA
- a CDS encoding roadblock/LC7 domain-containing protein — protein sequence MIQQQANMDWMLKDLAEGVPQTRHVVVLSADGLRMAQYGTDTDTADRLAAACAGLQSLAAAVGSELPRSEGRMRLVVIEMDGGFFYLMAAGAGAFLAVLADEGVDAGLMGQRMRDLVLRIGDHLSSPPRQDGVAR from the coding sequence ATGATTCAGCAGCAGGCCAATATGGACTGGATGCTCAAGGACCTCGCGGAAGGCGTGCCGCAGACCAGGCACGTGGTCGTGCTCTCCGCCGACGGTCTGCGCATGGCCCAGTACGGCACCGACACCGACACCGCGGACCGGCTCGCCGCCGCGTGCGCCGGGCTCCAGTCGCTCGCCGCCGCGGTGGGCTCGGAACTCCCGCGCAGCGAGGGCCGGATGAGGCTCGTCGTGATCGAGATGGACGGCGGCTTCTTCTATCTCATGGCCGCGGGCGCCGGAGCCTTCCTCGCCGTGCTCGCCGACGAGGGCGTGGACGCCGGGCTCATGGGCCAGCGGATGCGCGACCTGGTGCTGCGGATCGGGGACCACCTCAGCAGCCCGCCTCGCCAGGACGGTGTGGCCAGGTGA
- a CDS encoding alpha/beta fold hydrolase, translating to MTTTHTLDVPGGRLYYEIRGSGPLVVVMGAPMDAGEFAPLAHALAGDRTVVTHDPRGISRSRLDDPGQDSTPELRADDVAAILDALGAEVADVFGSSGGAVTGLALATRHPGRVRTLVAHEPPLLELLPDAAEQRAATDDLIETFHRDGVGAAWTKFMANAGFDLGGDEAPSPPQGEPSERDLANSVRFFAHELRHTALYRPDLAALESGPVRVVVGIGADSGGLVTYRTSTALAERLGVLPVEFPGDHGGFLGRPGEFADVLRKALAGG from the coding sequence ATGACCACCACCCACACCCTCGACGTCCCCGGCGGGCGCCTGTACTACGAGATCCGCGGCTCGGGGCCGCTGGTCGTGGTCATGGGGGCGCCCATGGACGCCGGGGAGTTCGCGCCCCTCGCCCACGCCCTCGCGGGGGACCGCACCGTGGTCACCCACGACCCGCGCGGCATCTCCCGGAGCCGCCTCGACGACCCCGGGCAGGACTCGACCCCCGAGCTGCGGGCGGACGACGTCGCCGCGATCCTGGACGCGCTCGGCGCCGAGGTCGCGGACGTCTTCGGCAGCAGCGGTGGTGCGGTCACGGGGCTCGCGCTGGCCACCCGGCACCCCGGCCGGGTGCGGACGCTCGTGGCGCACGAACCGCCCCTGCTGGAGCTCCTTCCCGACGCCGCCGAGCAGCGCGCCGCGACCGACGACCTCATCGAGACCTTCCACCGGGACGGCGTGGGCGCGGCCTGGACGAAGTTCATGGCCAACGCGGGCTTCGACCTCGGCGGGGACGAGGCCCCCAGCCCTCCGCAGGGCGAGCCCTCGGAGCGGGACCTGGCCAACAGCGTCCGCTTCTTCGCCCACGAGCTGCGTCACACGGCCCTGTACCGGCCCGATCTCGCGGCGCTGGAGTCCGGTCCCGTGCGGGTCGTCGTGGGCATCGGCGCCGACTCGGGCGGCCTGGTCACGTACCGGACCTCGACGGCCCTGGCCGAACGCCTGGGCGTCCTGCCGGTCGAGTTCCCGGGCGACCACGGCGGATTCCTCGGGCGGCCCGGGGAGTTCGCGGACGTCCTGCGGAAAGCGCTCGCGGGCGGATGA